One Vicingaceae bacterium genomic region harbors:
- the ftsE gene encoding phosphonate ABC transporter ATP-binding protein, translated as MSNDSIKTGILKLRRAKILQGPHVILSDIDLDIYSGEFVYLIGKTGSGKTSFLKTLYGELPLAEGEGYFGKFELHNLKRKQIPYLRRHLGIVFQDFQLLTDRNVNENLYFVMKATGWKNKQQMQHRADELLSNVGLANKGYKMPHELSGGEQQRVAIARALINNPDLILADEPTGNLDPETSHEIMQLLKKISDSGKAVLMATHNYELIKAFPSRILKCENGKLFDTSL; from the coding sequence ATGTCCAACGACTCCATCAAAACCGGTATACTTAAACTTCGCAGGGCAAAGATTCTGCAAGGACCACACGTTATATTAAGCGACATTGACCTTGATATCTATTCCGGGGAATTTGTCTATCTCATAGGCAAAACCGGCAGCGGCAAAACTTCGTTTCTCAAAACACTCTACGGCGAACTCCCCCTTGCAGAAGGCGAAGGATATTTTGGAAAATTCGAACTCCATAACCTCAAACGCAAACAAATACCCTACCTTCGGCGTCATCTTGGTATAGTATTCCAAGACTTTCAGCTACTTACCGACCGCAACGTTAACGAAAACCTATATTTCGTGATGAAAGCCACCGGATGGAAAAACAAACAACAAATGCAACATCGTGCCGATGAACTGTTGTCCAATGTCGGACTCGCCAACAAGGGCTATAAAATGCCGCACGAACTTTCAGGTGGTGAGCAACAAAGAGTAGCCATAGCGCGCGCGCTAATAAATAATCCGGATTTAATTCTTGCCGACGAACCCACCGGAAACCTCGACCCTGAAACATCTCACGAAATAATGCAACTTCTTAAAAAAATCAGCGATTCCGGCAAAGCAGTCCTTATGGCTACCCATAATTACGAATTAATTAAAGCATTTCCATCACGCATTCTTAAATGTGAAAATGGCAAACTCTTTGACACATCACTTTAA